One Malania oleifera isolate guangnan ecotype guangnan chromosome 9, ASM2987363v1, whole genome shotgun sequence DNA segment encodes these proteins:
- the LOC131165074 gene encoding FT-interacting protein 1-like isoform X2 — protein MELVVEVVDAHDLMPKDGEGSASPFVEVDFENQRSRTRTVQKNLNPFWNQKLVFNFDTTKSHNHQSIEVCVYNERSSSGRNFLGRVRIPCSSIAKKGEEAYQRFQLEKKWFSSFVKETEKETATVSGLGNSSCPAAASKSTGSVPAQAPKKETKETVEVKLATTQHIHKHQVLQQSGLSMEKRTQGVPLTMQQVNPQANPNPQEDYNLKDTNPQLGERWPNSGAYGGRGWMSSERFTSTYDLVEQMFYLFVRVAKAKDLPPSSITGSCDPYVEVKLGNYKGRTKHFEKKMNPEWYQVFAFSKDRIQSSVLEVFVKDKEMIGRDDYIGRVVLDLNEAPTRVPPDSPLAPQWYRLEDRRGEGKVRGEIMLAVWMGTQADEAFPEAWHSDAASVYGEGVLNIRSKVYVSPKLWYVRVNVIEAQDIQPNDRSRLPEVFAKVQVGNQVLKTKICPTPTTNPLWNEDLVFVAAEPFEEQMILTVEDHEHPSKDDVLGRISLPLNAFEKRLDHKPVLSRWFNLERFGFGMLEADRRRELKFSSRIHLRICLEGGYHVLDESTMYISDQRPTARQLWKQPVGILEVGILGAQGLLPMKMKDGRGSTDAYCVAKYGQKWIRTRTIVDTFNPKWNEQYTWEVYDPCTVITLGVFDNCHLGGSERTGGTAARDSRIGKVRIRLSTLEAHRIYTHSYPLLVLHPPGVKKMGELQLAIRFTSLSLAHMIYIYGHPLLPKMHYLHPFTVNQVDNLRYQAMNIVAVRLGRAEPPLRKEVVEYMLDVDSHMWSMRRSKANFFRIMSLLSGMISVSRWFGNVCHWKNPITSVLVHVLFLILIWYPELILPTVFLYMFLIGIWNYRYRPRHPPHMDTKLSWAEAVHPDELDEEFDTFPTSRPHDIARMRYDRLRSVAGRIQTIVGDLATQGERFQSLLSWRDPRATSLFIVFCLCAAVVLYVTPFRAVSLISGLYMLRHPRFRSKLPSVPSNFFKRLPARTDSLL, from the exons ATGGAGCTCGTGGTGGAAGTAGTGGATGCTCATGATCTTATGCCCAAGGATGGTGAAGGATCAGCCAGTCCATTTGTAGAAGTTGATTTTGAGAACCAGCGAAGTCGAACCAGAACTGTCCAAAAGAATCTCAACCCATTCTGGAATCAGAAGCTTGTCTTCAATTTTGACACGACCAAAAGCCACAATCACCAGTCCATTGAAGTCTGTGTTTACAATGAGAGGTCATCTTCAGGCCGCAACTTTCTAGGAAGGGTCAGAATTCCATGCTCAAGTATTGCTAAGAAGGGTGAGGAAGCTTATCAAAGATTTCAGCTAGAAAAGAAGTGGTTTTCATCATTTGTCAAAG AAACTGAAAAAGAAACTGCTACAGTCTCGGGACTCGGAAATTCCAGTTGTCCTGCTGCAGCATCCAAGTCTACTGGCAGTGTTCCTGCTCAAGCACCAAAGAAAGAGACCAAAGAAACTGTTGAAGTTAAATTAGCAACCACTCAGCACATACACAAACACCAAGTACTACAGCAGTCAGGCCTGTCGATGGAGAAACGAACACAAGGTGTGCCACTGACCATGCAACAGGTTAATCCACAAGCTAACCCTAACCCCCAAGAGGACTACAATTTGAAGGACACAAACCCTCAGCTTGGTGAGCGTTGGCCTAATAGTGGAGCATATGGAGGAAGAGGGTGGATGAGCAGCGAGAGGTTTACAAGCACTTATGACCTCGTAGAGCAGATGTTTTATCTCTTTGTTCGGGTTGCGAAAGCCAAAGATCTTCCACCCAGCTCCATCACTGGAAGCTGTGATCCTTATGTGGAAGTGAAGCTCGGGAACTACAAAGGAAGAACAAAGCATTTTGAGAAGAAAATGAACCCTGAATGGTACCAGGTATTTGCCTTCTCAAAGGACCGGATTCAGTCATCTGTGCTAGAAGTTTTTGTGAAGGATAAAGAGATGATTGGGAGAGATGATTATATTGGAAGGGTGGTTTTGGACTTGAATGAGGCTCCCACAAGGGTACCCCCCGACAGTCCACTTGCTCCCCAGTGGTATAGACTAGAAGACCGGCGTGGGGAAGGGAAGGTGAGGGGGGAGATTATGCTCGCTGTTTGGATGGGAACGCAAGCGGACGAGGCCTTCCCCGAGGCTTGGCATTCGGATGCTGCTTCTGTCTATGGAGAGGGTGTTCTAAACATCCGATCAAAGGTTTATGTATCCCCAAAGTTGTGGTATGTTAGGGTCAATGTTATTGAAGCTCAAGATATCCAACCAAATGACAGAAGCCGCCTCCCGGAAGTTTTTGCAAAAGTTCAAGTTGGGAATCAAGTGCTGAAAACAAAGATATGCCCAACTCCCACCACCAACCCACTGTGGAATGAAGATTTGGTTTTTGTAGCAGCTGAGCCTTTTGAGGAACAGATGATCCTTACAGTCGAGGATCATGAGCACCCCTCAAAAGATGATGTGCTGGGGAGAATAAGTTTACCACTCAATGCATTTGAAAAGCGACTTGACCACAAACCAGTCCTTTCTCGCTGGTTCAACCTTGAAAGATTTGGTTTTGGCATGTTGGAAGCTGACAGGAGGAGAGAACTCAAATTTTCAAGCAGAATTCACCTGAGAATTTGCTTGGAAGGTGGATACCATGTGCTAGATGAGTCAACAATGTACATAAGTGATCAAAGGCCAACAGCAAGGCAGCTGTGGAAGCAGCCTGTTGGGATATTAGAAGTGGGAATTTTAGGCGCACAAGGGCTTCTCCCAATGAAGATGAAGGATGGACGAGGGAGTACAGATGCTTATTGCGTGGCTAAGTATGGCCAGAAATGGATACGGACCAGAACAATTGTTGACACTTTCAATCCCAAATGGAATGAGCAATACACATGGGAAGTTTATGATCCATGCACTGTAATAACGCTGGGAGTTTTCGACAACTGCCACTTGGGGGGAAGTGAAAGAACTGGTGGCACTGCAGCACGAGATTCACGGATTGGGAAGGTACGGATTCGGTTATCAACCTTAGAAGCTCATCGAATTTACACACATTCTTACCCACTGCTCGTTCTACACCCGCCTGGGGTGAAGAAAATGGGAGAGCTCCAGTTAGCGATTCGATTCACTAGTCTCTCGCTGGCTCACATGATATACATTTACGGGCACCCGTTGCTTCCAAAAATGCATTACTTGCATCCATTTACAGTGAATCAAGTTGATAACTTGAGATACCAAGCCATGAACATCGTTGCAGTAAGGCTTGGGCGAGCTGAACCTCCACTCAGAAAAGAAGTTGTGGAATACATGTTGGATGTTGATTCCCACATGTGGAGTATGCGGAGAAGCAAGGCAAACTTCTTCCGAATTATGTCACTGCTTTCGGGTATGATCTCCGTGAGTCGATGGTTTGGTAATGTCTGCCACTGGAAGAATCCCATCACGTCAGTTCTGGTTCATGTTCTGTTTCTTATACTGATCTGGTACCCAGAATTGATACTCCCAACTGTCTTTCTCTACATGTTCCTCATTGGAATATGGAACTATAGGTACCGGCCAAGGCATCCTCCCCATATGGATACCAAACTTTCATGGGCAGAAGCAGTGCACCCAGATGAGCTTGACGAAGAATTTGACACATTTCCTACTTCAAGACCACATGATATAGCTCGAATGCGGTATGATAGACTTCGAAGTGTTGCAGGAAGAATTCAAACAATTGTGGGCGACCTAGCAACACAGGGAGAGAGATTTCAGTCTCTGCTGAGTTGGAGAGACCCAAGAGCAACCAGCCTTTTCATAGTGTTCTGTTTGTGTGCAGCAGTGGTTCTTTATGTCACCCCATTTAGAGCAGTCTCTCTAATTTCCGGTTTGTATATGTTGCGACACCCTAGATTTCGAAGCAAGTTGCCTTCAGTTCCCAGCAATTTCTTCAAGAGATTGCCAGCTCGAACAGACAGCCTGCTCTGA
- the LOC131165074 gene encoding FT-interacting protein 1-like isoform X1 yields MELVVEVVDAHDLMPKDGEGSASPFVEVDFENQRSRTRTVQKNLNPFWNQKLVFNFDTTKSHNHQSIEVCVYNERSSSGRNFLGRVRIPCSSIAKKGEEAYQRFQLEKKWFSSFVKGEIGLKVYISTKSETTSPPSSASSLPPTPKTQPLPPPTPPSPLPSTVSISKNTNPIDNKSTALALPTAEASSVSDIHKVIAAETEKETATVSGLGNSSCPAAASKSTGSVPAQAPKKETKETVEVKLATTQHIHKHQVLQQSGLSMEKRTQGVPLTMQQVNPQANPNPQEDYNLKDTNPQLGERWPNSGAYGGRGWMSSERFTSTYDLVEQMFYLFVRVAKAKDLPPSSITGSCDPYVEVKLGNYKGRTKHFEKKMNPEWYQVFAFSKDRIQSSVLEVFVKDKEMIGRDDYIGRVVLDLNEAPTRVPPDSPLAPQWYRLEDRRGEGKVRGEIMLAVWMGTQADEAFPEAWHSDAASVYGEGVLNIRSKVYVSPKLWYVRVNVIEAQDIQPNDRSRLPEVFAKVQVGNQVLKTKICPTPTTNPLWNEDLVFVAAEPFEEQMILTVEDHEHPSKDDVLGRISLPLNAFEKRLDHKPVLSRWFNLERFGFGMLEADRRRELKFSSRIHLRICLEGGYHVLDESTMYISDQRPTARQLWKQPVGILEVGILGAQGLLPMKMKDGRGSTDAYCVAKYGQKWIRTRTIVDTFNPKWNEQYTWEVYDPCTVITLGVFDNCHLGGSERTGGTAARDSRIGKVRIRLSTLEAHRIYTHSYPLLVLHPPGVKKMGELQLAIRFTSLSLAHMIYIYGHPLLPKMHYLHPFTVNQVDNLRYQAMNIVAVRLGRAEPPLRKEVVEYMLDVDSHMWSMRRSKANFFRIMSLLSGMISVSRWFGNVCHWKNPITSVLVHVLFLILIWYPELILPTVFLYMFLIGIWNYRYRPRHPPHMDTKLSWAEAVHPDELDEEFDTFPTSRPHDIARMRYDRLRSVAGRIQTIVGDLATQGERFQSLLSWRDPRATSLFIVFCLCAAVVLYVTPFRAVSLISGLYMLRHPRFRSKLPSVPSNFFKRLPARTDSLL; encoded by the coding sequence ATGGAGCTCGTGGTGGAAGTAGTGGATGCTCATGATCTTATGCCCAAGGATGGTGAAGGATCAGCCAGTCCATTTGTAGAAGTTGATTTTGAGAACCAGCGAAGTCGAACCAGAACTGTCCAAAAGAATCTCAACCCATTCTGGAATCAGAAGCTTGTCTTCAATTTTGACACGACCAAAAGCCACAATCACCAGTCCATTGAAGTCTGTGTTTACAATGAGAGGTCATCTTCAGGCCGCAACTTTCTAGGAAGGGTCAGAATTCCATGCTCAAGTATTGCTAAGAAGGGTGAGGAAGCTTATCAAAGATTTCAGCTAGAAAAGAAGTGGTTTTCATCATTTGTCAAAGGTGAGATTGGTCTGAAAGTTTATATCTCAACCAAATCAGAAACGACATCTCCCCCATCTTCTGCATCATCATTGCCACCAACACCAAAAACGCAGCCACTGCCACCACCTACGCCTCCTTCTCCTCTCCCTTCCACTGTTTCCATTTCCAAAAATACAAATCCTATTGATAATAAATCCACTGCTCTTGCTCTTCCAACAGCTGAAGCTTCTTCTGTTTCTGACATTCATAAAGTTATTGCAGCAGAAACTGAAAAAGAAACTGCTACAGTCTCGGGACTCGGAAATTCCAGTTGTCCTGCTGCAGCATCCAAGTCTACTGGCAGTGTTCCTGCTCAAGCACCAAAGAAAGAGACCAAAGAAACTGTTGAAGTTAAATTAGCAACCACTCAGCACATACACAAACACCAAGTACTACAGCAGTCAGGCCTGTCGATGGAGAAACGAACACAAGGTGTGCCACTGACCATGCAACAGGTTAATCCACAAGCTAACCCTAACCCCCAAGAGGACTACAATTTGAAGGACACAAACCCTCAGCTTGGTGAGCGTTGGCCTAATAGTGGAGCATATGGAGGAAGAGGGTGGATGAGCAGCGAGAGGTTTACAAGCACTTATGACCTCGTAGAGCAGATGTTTTATCTCTTTGTTCGGGTTGCGAAAGCCAAAGATCTTCCACCCAGCTCCATCACTGGAAGCTGTGATCCTTATGTGGAAGTGAAGCTCGGGAACTACAAAGGAAGAACAAAGCATTTTGAGAAGAAAATGAACCCTGAATGGTACCAGGTATTTGCCTTCTCAAAGGACCGGATTCAGTCATCTGTGCTAGAAGTTTTTGTGAAGGATAAAGAGATGATTGGGAGAGATGATTATATTGGAAGGGTGGTTTTGGACTTGAATGAGGCTCCCACAAGGGTACCCCCCGACAGTCCACTTGCTCCCCAGTGGTATAGACTAGAAGACCGGCGTGGGGAAGGGAAGGTGAGGGGGGAGATTATGCTCGCTGTTTGGATGGGAACGCAAGCGGACGAGGCCTTCCCCGAGGCTTGGCATTCGGATGCTGCTTCTGTCTATGGAGAGGGTGTTCTAAACATCCGATCAAAGGTTTATGTATCCCCAAAGTTGTGGTATGTTAGGGTCAATGTTATTGAAGCTCAAGATATCCAACCAAATGACAGAAGCCGCCTCCCGGAAGTTTTTGCAAAAGTTCAAGTTGGGAATCAAGTGCTGAAAACAAAGATATGCCCAACTCCCACCACCAACCCACTGTGGAATGAAGATTTGGTTTTTGTAGCAGCTGAGCCTTTTGAGGAACAGATGATCCTTACAGTCGAGGATCATGAGCACCCCTCAAAAGATGATGTGCTGGGGAGAATAAGTTTACCACTCAATGCATTTGAAAAGCGACTTGACCACAAACCAGTCCTTTCTCGCTGGTTCAACCTTGAAAGATTTGGTTTTGGCATGTTGGAAGCTGACAGGAGGAGAGAACTCAAATTTTCAAGCAGAATTCACCTGAGAATTTGCTTGGAAGGTGGATACCATGTGCTAGATGAGTCAACAATGTACATAAGTGATCAAAGGCCAACAGCAAGGCAGCTGTGGAAGCAGCCTGTTGGGATATTAGAAGTGGGAATTTTAGGCGCACAAGGGCTTCTCCCAATGAAGATGAAGGATGGACGAGGGAGTACAGATGCTTATTGCGTGGCTAAGTATGGCCAGAAATGGATACGGACCAGAACAATTGTTGACACTTTCAATCCCAAATGGAATGAGCAATACACATGGGAAGTTTATGATCCATGCACTGTAATAACGCTGGGAGTTTTCGACAACTGCCACTTGGGGGGAAGTGAAAGAACTGGTGGCACTGCAGCACGAGATTCACGGATTGGGAAGGTACGGATTCGGTTATCAACCTTAGAAGCTCATCGAATTTACACACATTCTTACCCACTGCTCGTTCTACACCCGCCTGGGGTGAAGAAAATGGGAGAGCTCCAGTTAGCGATTCGATTCACTAGTCTCTCGCTGGCTCACATGATATACATTTACGGGCACCCGTTGCTTCCAAAAATGCATTACTTGCATCCATTTACAGTGAATCAAGTTGATAACTTGAGATACCAAGCCATGAACATCGTTGCAGTAAGGCTTGGGCGAGCTGAACCTCCACTCAGAAAAGAAGTTGTGGAATACATGTTGGATGTTGATTCCCACATGTGGAGTATGCGGAGAAGCAAGGCAAACTTCTTCCGAATTATGTCACTGCTTTCGGGTATGATCTCCGTGAGTCGATGGTTTGGTAATGTCTGCCACTGGAAGAATCCCATCACGTCAGTTCTGGTTCATGTTCTGTTTCTTATACTGATCTGGTACCCAGAATTGATACTCCCAACTGTCTTTCTCTACATGTTCCTCATTGGAATATGGAACTATAGGTACCGGCCAAGGCATCCTCCCCATATGGATACCAAACTTTCATGGGCAGAAGCAGTGCACCCAGATGAGCTTGACGAAGAATTTGACACATTTCCTACTTCAAGACCACATGATATAGCTCGAATGCGGTATGATAGACTTCGAAGTGTTGCAGGAAGAATTCAAACAATTGTGGGCGACCTAGCAACACAGGGAGAGAGATTTCAGTCTCTGCTGAGTTGGAGAGACCCAAGAGCAACCAGCCTTTTCATAGTGTTCTGTTTGTGTGCAGCAGTGGTTCTTTATGTCACCCCATTTAGAGCAGTCTCTCTAATTTCCGGTTTGTATATGTTGCGACACCCTAGATTTCGAAGCAAGTTGCCTTCAGTTCCCAGCAATTTCTTCAAGAGATTGCCAGCTCGAACAGACAGCCTGCTCTGA